The segment GGCCAGCGGCGAGTTCATCCTCTTCCCGTACATCGCCTCGCAGGTCGGCCTGGTCTTCGTCTGGGCCGCCTTTGTCGGTCTGGCCACCCAGTACTTCCTCAACATGGAGATCGAGCGGTACACCCTCGCGACTGGGGAGACCGCACTCACCGGGTTCAGCCGGTACTGGCGGCACTGGGGACTGTTCTTCGCGATCCTGGCGTACTTCGCCAACATCTGGCCGGGCTGGGCCACCAGCTCCGCGACGCTCATCACCTACCTGGTCGGCGGCAGCGTCGCGCCGATCGCGATCGGCATCCTGCTGGTGATCGGCGTCATCCTGACCATGGCGCCGGTGGTCTACCAGGCGCTCGAGAAGACCGAGATGGTGAAGGTCGCGGCCGTCCTGCTGCTGATGGTGGTCGGGGCGGTCGCCGCGATCGGTGCGTCGGCCTGGGCCGACGCACCGCAGATCATCACCAACGCCGGGATTCCGTACGAGGAACTCGGCTTCGCCCTGCTGCTGGGTGCGCTGGCGTTCGCCGGGGCCGGCGGCGGGCAGAACCTGTGCCAGAGCAACTGGATCCGCGACAAGCGGTTCGGCATGGGCGCCTACGTGCCGCGGATCGTCAGCCCGGTGACCGGTCAGCTGGAGGCCGCGCCGTCGACCGGATTCATCTTCGAGCCCACCGAGTCGAACCTGGCCCGGTGGCGGCGCTGGTGGTCGTTCGCCAACCGGGAGCAGCTGGTCACCTTCGTGCTGATCAGCTTCCTGGCCATCTTCTTCACCTCGATGCTGGCCTACGCCACCGTGTTCGGTGACGAGGGCCTCGAGAACAACATCTCGTTCCTCAAGGCCGAGGGCGAGGCGCTCAACACGGCGGTGGGCGGCTGGTTCGGCACCTTCTTCTGGATCATCGGCGCGTTCTCGCTGTTCGCCGCGGCGCTCGGGATCGTCGACTACACCAGCCGGCTGGGCGCCGACGTGCTCAAGACCGGGTACCTGAAGGGCGCCAACGAGAGCAAGATCTACTTCGGGCTGGTCTGGGGCCTGGTCCTGATCGGCATCGTCGTGATCCTGTCCGGCCTGTCCCAGCCGCTGGTCCTGCTCGTGATCTCCGCGGTCACCGGAGGACTGATGATGTTCATCTACTCGGCCCTGCTGATCCTGGTGAACCGGCGGGTGCTGCCCAAGGAGATCCGCCCGGGCGCCGGCCGGGTCGCCGCTCTGGTGTGGGCGTTCCTGCTGTTCGGCTTCCTGTCCGTGCTCACCTTCAACCAGCAGCTGGAGAAGCTGTTCGGCGGGTGAGGGCGACGGTCGCACCGCCCGAGAGTGGGGAGTCGTGCAACTCCAGGCCGGCAAGCTGGACCTTCGTCGGGATGTCGAAGACCAGCTTGCCGGTCACCCGTCCGCCGGGCTCCACCTTCTCCAGGAACGTGCGGGTGTCCCGGTTGGCGTAGATGCCGGCGCTCGTCGTACCCGTAGCCGGTGCCGTCCGCGTCCCGCGCCTTCTGCGCGAGGCCGAGGAAGTACGTGCTCTTCTGCTGGCCGGCGGCCTTCGACGGGGCGACGGCGGCGGCGACCGGCTCCTCCCGGTTGAACCGCTCGGCGGCGACCCCGGCCGCGAACAGGGCGACCACCGCGACACCGGAGACGACGAGTGCGGCCACCACCTTGAGCGGCACCGGTGCCCTCGCGGCCGGGCGACGGGCAGATTCGTACGGCATTCCTTACTGTCGGTCACTATGCTGCGTCAAGCCACCGATTTCGCCTGATCAGCGGCATACTTCGCCTGATCGGACAAGCCGTGATCTTCCGGCAGGCTCACTCCGGCTGGTTCCCCGGTGATCACCCGAACCGGGGAAGGCATCCGCAGTGGACAGCTTGGTAGCGTTTCCCCTCCGGTCCGGTTGAAGGAGGCTTCGTGGAAGCCGGCGCCGTACTCGCCGTCCTGCTGGTCCTGCTCTTCCTGGGGAGCATCCTGTCGGCGGTCGGTGGCCTCACCGACCTGATCGTGGAAACCGCGGCTGGCCGGCTGACCTTCGGATTGTTCCGGCAGCTGCACAGCATCCCCACCGAAGTCGTCTACACCGCGATCTACCTTCCGATCTTCTCCGCTCTCGGCGCCACCGTCTCGGGAACCGGCATCAACCTGATGACCGCGGGGGAGAGCAGCGGCGCAGAACGTCTCGGCGGGCTGGCCATGATCGTGGCGGCGTTCGCGACCCTGCTGCGGCTGGGCGTGCAGGCCGCACGCGGATTCACCAGGACCAGAGGACTGCGCCGGATCCGGTCCGTGCTGAGCGCGGCACCGGCGATCGATGACATCCCCCGGATCCGGCGGCTGCGGGCGGCCGGGCAGCGCCTCGAGCTGCACGGGTCCACGATCTCGTTCCGTGGCTGGCTGGCCAAACGCAGCACGGGATTCGCGACCTTCGCCGTTTTGACCTGCATGAACGCGATCACGGTTCCGCTGGCCGTGTTCTTCGGCGTCAGCGTCGTCCGGACTGAGTCCGAGGACCGTACGCTGGTTCTCGTCTTCCTGGTCGTCGCGGCGGTGTCTCCGATCTGTTACCTCGCCTGTACCGTCGCCGCCTGGCGGACCTACCGCAGCTTCACCGGCCGCCTCGGCCAGGAGATCGCCGACAGCGCCGGCCGGGCCCTGAGCAGACTGGAAGCGGCACGTGCCCGGCAGCGGGGGAACGGCGTGGTCCCGTCCAACGAGCGATCCGGCCTGCGCCGTTCAACGGCGAGGCTGCTGTACGGCCTCGGTGATCTCCTCAGCGACACCGGCACCGCGGAGCGGCCCACCACGGCGACCGCGTCCACCGCCGCGCCGAGAGGCGGGCCCCGGTGAACCGGCCGGGCCGGCTGAAGTCTTCCCGCGGTGGGTCCGTCGTCGCGTCCTATGCCCCCGGCTCCCAGGCGATCAGCTGGTCCAGGACGTGCCGGTCGCCGTCGAGCTGCAGCGAGTCCGCCGGAATGCGGCCGTAGAAGAACATGACCAGCTCATTGGCCGTGCCCCGGGCGGAGACATAGGCCACCTCGGGGACCTCGGCGGCGGCCGGCGTGGGGAGGCGGGCGGCCCGGGCGCCGTCGGCGGAGAACCAGAGCCGCCAGCAACGGCCCTCGGTGGCGTGGTAGTCGATGACCGCGGGCTTGTGCGGCCACGCCGCCGTGTTCGCGACGCAGGTGGTCAGGAACTCGTCGACACCGTCGAGGGCCACCTCGTCCGGCAGCGGCTGCGGGGCGCCCACGGCGACCTGGGCGTCGTAGGTGTGCACGGCGACCTGCTGGAGCTGATGCCGGGCGACGGCCCCGGTCGTCTGCGGCGACTGCGACGGACCCCACCACGTCCAGCAGCCACGATCCGGGCCGGCCTCGCGCAGCGCGTCCAGCAGCTCTGTGGTCGACGCGGTGAACCAGGCCAGCAGGGCCTCGCGCTCCCGGGGCGGCTCCGGGCTGGACACCGCCGGGGGAGCGTCGGCGGGCCCTGCAGCCACGATGGCGGCCCACCTGCGGCGTCCCTCGCCCAGGTGCTGCACCAGGTCGAACAACGTCCACTCGGGGCAGGTCGGCACCTGCACGTCGAGGCTGGGCGCCGCGGCGACCGCCGCCCGGAAAGCGGTCGATCGTTCGTCCATCAGCCGCAACAGGTCGATGAACTCCAAAGTCTCTTCCACCGCGGCTTTGTACCATCCCGCTCCGACAACCGACAGCGGGTTTCGACGACATCGGCGCCCGAGCCGCTTCACCAACCGGCTCGGGAAGCGGCGCGGGTCAGTGGTGGTGGGTGGCGTCGGGATGGGCCGGGTCGGCCGGGTGTTCGTAGCCGGGCGCCAGCCGGACCAGGTCGGCGCAGCGCTGGTCGAGCCATCGCGCGAAGGCGCGCTCGGCGGCGGCCGCGGTCAGGGTGGCGGCGATGCGGGAGCGTTCGCGGGGGTACGGGCCGGGGTGCCGGTCGCGATTGCGGGAGAAGTACGCCTGCAGCTCGGACTCCGGCGGTGCGGACGGCGGGAGGACGTGGCGGCGCAGGGCCCGGGCGAGCGGGTCGGCCGCGAGGACGGCGGCGGTCATGCCACCGGTGCGCAGGGCCTGGGCGAGGGTGACCGGGCGGGGCGGGCCGTCCTGTGCGGTGGCGGTGATGCCGAGCAGAGCGGCTTCGTGGCGAACGACCGCTTCGGTGACGACCGCCTGGC is part of the Actinoplanes sp. NBC_00393 genome and harbors:
- a CDS encoding Nramp family divalent metal transporter; its protein translation is MDSFPTKYLPAPEVREMPEPPANFRKVIGPGIIAAGVGLASGEFILFPYIASQVGLVFVWAAFVGLATQYFLNMEIERYTLATGETALTGFSRYWRHWGLFFAILAYFANIWPGWATSSATLITYLVGGSVAPIAIGILLVIGVILTMAPVVYQALEKTEMVKVAAVLLLMVVGAVAAIGASAWADAPQIITNAGIPYEELGFALLLGALAFAGAGGGQNLCQSNWIRDKRFGMGAYVPRIVSPVTGQLEAAPSTGFIFEPTESNLARWRRWWSFANREQLVTFVLISFLAIFFTSMLAYATVFGDEGLENNISFLKAEGEALNTAVGGWFGTFFWIIGAFSLFAAALGIVDYTSRLGADVLKTGYLKGANESKIYFGLVWGLVLIGIVVILSGLSQPLVLLVISAVTGGLMMFIYSALLILVNRRVLPKEIRPGAGRVAALVWAFLLFGFLSVLTFNQQLEKLFGG
- a CDS encoding DUF4352 domain-containing protein; the protein is MTDSKECRTNLPVARPRGHRCRSRWWPHSSSPVSRWSPCSRPGSPPSGSTGRSRSPPPSPRRRPPASRRARTSSASRRRRGTRTAPATGTTSAGIYANRDTRTFLEKVEPGGRVTGKLVFDIPTKVQLAGLELHDSPLSGGATVALTRRTASPAAG
- a CDS encoding maleylpyruvate isomerase family mycothiol-dependent enzyme, translating into MEETLEFIDLLRLMDERSTAFRAAVAAAPSLDVQVPTCPEWTLFDLVQHLGEGRRRWAAIVAAGPADAPPAVSSPEPPREREALLAWFTASTTELLDALREAGPDRGCWTWWGPSQSPQTTGAVARHQLQQVAVHTYDAQVAVGAPQPLPDEVALDGVDEFLTTCVANTAAWPHKPAVIDYHATEGRCWRLWFSADGARAARLPTPAAAEVPEVAYVSARGTANELVMFFYGRIPADSLQLDGDRHVLDQLIAWEPGA
- a CDS encoding DUF7158 domain-containing protein translates to MNAVAAWVAGEPIAAAVVDQRLAALRSGPLAARLPHPETAEGRNLRRWVCQAVVTEAVVRHEAALLGITATAQDGPPRPVTLAQALRTGGMTAAVLAADPLARALRRHVLPPSAPPESELQAYFSRNRDRHPGPYPRERSRIAATLTAAAAERAFARWLDQRCADLVRLAPGYEHPADPAHPDATHHH